Proteins from a genomic interval of Trifolium pratense cultivar HEN17-A07 linkage group LG6, ARS_RC_1.1, whole genome shotgun sequence:
- the LOC123889394 gene encoding uncharacterized protein LOC123889394, producing the protein MNLTTAFSCSLSSSAVTSLSSAALNRNNNNNKYTSNTRTCTSFSFRHHDYHNHSFSLRVANDTDRTELSSDATTETSYSDADKIVDSMDFGELCNEFECISSPSIESTARQLARDILEIRSGNRALGTYAVSVTYKDPIRSFTGREKYKRPLWATIALDNPSVTVQEMTMLSTSVLSIKWTLRGKPKSVLAGVGGDLILGVTSKFTLNQISGQVIQHEELWDLSASSASAQAFFWTSRVLFATTESVKDLADSAKNLSANFSTKKENMDIYPDPSGDPTKFFQKDDSFQQDIIQIALFLAVIYFVVQVLRVTL; encoded by the exons ATGAATCTGACAACCGCATTTTCTTGTTCTCTCTCCTCCTCCGCCGTTACTTCTCTTTCCTCCGCCGCACTCAACcggaacaacaacaacaacaagtaTACATCTAACACACGTACATGCACTTCCTTTTCCTTCCGTCATCACGACTACCACAACCACTCTTTTTCATTGCGAG TTGCCAATGATACTGATAGGACTGAACTCTCATCTGATGCCACAACTGAAACATCATACTCAGATGCCGATAAAATAGTTGATAGTATGGACTTTGGTGAGCTATGCAATGAATTTGAGTGCATCAGTAGTCCCTCAATAGAATCCACTGCAAGACAACTTGCTCGCGATATACTTGAGATAAGGAGTGGGAATCGAGCACTTGGAACCTATGCAGTTTCAGTCACTTACAAG GATCCTATCAGGAGTTTTACTGGTCGTGAGAAGTATAAGAGACCCCTATGGGCAACTATTGCACTAGACAACCCATCTGTG ACTGTGCAGGAAATGACTATGCTATCAACAAGTGTTTTAAGTATCAAGTGGACACTTAGAGGGAAACCTAAATCTGTTCTAGCTGGGGTAGGAGGAGATCTCATACTCGGAGTTACTTCCAAGTTCACTCTTAATCAAATTAGTGGACAAGTCATTCAGCATGAAGAATTATGGGACTTATCAGCTTCATCTGCTAGTGCTCAAGCATTTTTCTGGACGTCGCGTGTTCTGTTTGCTACCACTGAATCTGTAAAAGATTTGGCTGATAGTGCCAAGAATTTGAGTGCTAATTTTTCAACCAAGAAAGAGAACATGGATATATATCCAGATCCTTCTGGTGATCCAACCAAG TTCTTCCAGAAGGATGATAGCTTTCAACAAGATATAATCCAGATTGCACTATTCCTGGCAGTTATTTATTTTGTGGTACAAGTTCTGAGGGTAACTTTGTAA
- the LOC123889393 gene encoding aspartic proteinase 36 isoform X1 translates to MDRVRGLILVIQLCFFIASNANLVFPVERKFKGPHHSLDAIKSHDDRRRGRFLSAVDIPLGGNGLPSSTGLYYTKLGLGTPAKDFYVQVDTGSDILWVNCVGCTACPKKSGLGMDLTLYDPNGSKTSKAVSCDDDYCTSTYDGPISGCKQDMSCPYSITYGDGSTTAGSFVNDSLTFNQVNGNLHTAAENSSVVFGCGAKQSGTLGSSSDEALDGIIGFGQSNSSVLSQLAASGKVKRIFSHCLDSINGGGTFSIGEVVEPKFNTTPLVPNMAHYNVILKDMEIDGETVRLPLDLFGSGSGRGTIIDSGTTLAYIPASIYDQIVPKILGRQKGLKLYLVEEQFTCFHYTENLDEGFPVIKFHFEGLSLTAFPHDYLFLYKVFKKYVFGLIVLQEDMYCIGWQKSNTQTKDGKDLILLGDLVLSNKLVVYDLENMEIGWTNFNCSSSIKVKDEKSGSVYTVEAHDLSSASKVLIGRILTFFLLIIAMLST, encoded by the exons atggATCGTGTTAGAGGGTTGATTCTTGTTATCCAACTATGTTTCTTTATTGCTTCTAATGCCAATTTGGTTTTTCCTGTTGAGCGTAAATTCAAAGGACCTCATCATAGTTTAGATGCAATCAAATCTCATGATGATAGAAGACGTGGTAGATTTTTATCTGCTGTTGATATTCCTCTTGGTGGCAATGGTCTTCCTTCTTCAACTGG GTTGTATTATACCAAACTAGGTCTTGGCACTCCTGCCAAGGATTTCTATGTGCAAGTTGATACAGGAAGTGATATTCTTTGGGTGAATTGTGTCGGCTGCACCGCATGTCCCAAGAAGAGTGGTCTTGGT ATGGATTTAACCCTCTATGACCCGAATGGCTCAAAAACTTCAAAGGCGGTTTCTTGTGATGACGATTATTGCACTTCCACATATGATGGTCCAATTTCTGGATGCAAACAAGACATGTCCTGCCCTTACAGCATAACTTATGGAGATGGAAGTACAACCGCTGGATCCTTTGTGAATGATTCTCTTACATTCAACCAAGTAAATGGTAATCTCCATACTGCAGCAGAAAATAGCAGTGTGGTTTTTGG GTGCGGCGCTAAACAATCTGGGACATTGGGTTCATCTTCTGATGAAGCCCTTGATGGAATCATTGGTTTTGGACAATCAAATTCTTCTGTGCTTTCACAGCTTGCTGCATCTGGAAAGGTGAAAAGAATATTTTCGCACTGCCTTGATAGTATCAATGGAGGAGGAACATTTTCCATAGGGGAAGTGGTGGAGCCAAAATTTAACACTACTCCATTGGTACCAAATAT GGCACACTACAATGTGATTTTGAAGGACATGGAGATTGATGGAGAGACTGTACGACTCCCGTTAGATTTATTTGGTTCTGGAAGTGGAAGAGGAACAATAATCGACAGTGGTACAACCTTGGCTTATATTCCAGCGTCAATTTACGACCAGATAGTACCAAAA ATTTTGGGTCGGCAGAAGGGACTGAAATTGTATCTTGTTGAGGAGCAATTTACTTGTTTTCATTATACCGAAAA TCTTGATGAAGGATTTCCAGTTATCAAGTTTCACTTTGAAGGGCTTTCTTTGACAGCTTTTCCTCACGACTACCTGTTCCTATATAAA GTGTTTAAaaaatatgtgtttggtttaaTTGTCCTCCAGGAAGATATGTATTGTATAGGGTGGCAGAAAAGTAACACACAGACTAAGGATGGAAAAGATCTTATTCTTCTTGGAg ATTTGGTTCTGTCAAACAAATTAGTTGTATATGATCTTGAAAATATGGAAATTGGATGGACCAATTTCAATT GTTCTTCAAGCATTAAAGTGAAGGATGAAAAGAGTGGATCTGTATATACAGTGGAAGCACACGATCTTTCTTCAGCTTCCAAAGTGTTAATTGGAAGAATATTGACAttctttttgttgataattgCTATGTTAAGCACTTAA
- the LOC123889393 gene encoding aspartic proteinase 36 isoform X2: MDRVRGLILVIQLCFFIASNANLVFPVERKFKGPHHSLDAIKSHDDRRRGRFLSAVDIPLGGNGLPSSTGLYYTKLGLGTPAKDFYVQVDTGSDILWVNCVGCTACPKKSGLGMDLTLYDPNGSKTSKAVSCDDDYCTSTYDGPISGCKQDMSCPYSITYGDGSTTAGSFVNDSLTFNQVNGNLHTAAENSSVVFGCGAKQSGTLGSSSDEALDGIIGFGQSNSSVLSQLAASGKVKRIFSHCLDSINGGGTFSIGEVVEPKFNTTPLVPNMAHYNVILKDMEIDGETVRLPLDLFGSGSGRGTIIDSGTTLAYIPASIYDQIVPKILGRQKGLKLYLVEEQFTCFHYTENLDEGFPVIKFHFEGLSLTAFPHDYLFLYKEDMYCIGWQKSNTQTKDGKDLILLGDLVLSNKLVVYDLENMEIGWTNFNCSSSIKVKDEKSGSVYTVEAHDLSSASKVLIGRILTFFLLIIAMLST; this comes from the exons atggATCGTGTTAGAGGGTTGATTCTTGTTATCCAACTATGTTTCTTTATTGCTTCTAATGCCAATTTGGTTTTTCCTGTTGAGCGTAAATTCAAAGGACCTCATCATAGTTTAGATGCAATCAAATCTCATGATGATAGAAGACGTGGTAGATTTTTATCTGCTGTTGATATTCCTCTTGGTGGCAATGGTCTTCCTTCTTCAACTGG GTTGTATTATACCAAACTAGGTCTTGGCACTCCTGCCAAGGATTTCTATGTGCAAGTTGATACAGGAAGTGATATTCTTTGGGTGAATTGTGTCGGCTGCACCGCATGTCCCAAGAAGAGTGGTCTTGGT ATGGATTTAACCCTCTATGACCCGAATGGCTCAAAAACTTCAAAGGCGGTTTCTTGTGATGACGATTATTGCACTTCCACATATGATGGTCCAATTTCTGGATGCAAACAAGACATGTCCTGCCCTTACAGCATAACTTATGGAGATGGAAGTACAACCGCTGGATCCTTTGTGAATGATTCTCTTACATTCAACCAAGTAAATGGTAATCTCCATACTGCAGCAGAAAATAGCAGTGTGGTTTTTGG GTGCGGCGCTAAACAATCTGGGACATTGGGTTCATCTTCTGATGAAGCCCTTGATGGAATCATTGGTTTTGGACAATCAAATTCTTCTGTGCTTTCACAGCTTGCTGCATCTGGAAAGGTGAAAAGAATATTTTCGCACTGCCTTGATAGTATCAATGGAGGAGGAACATTTTCCATAGGGGAAGTGGTGGAGCCAAAATTTAACACTACTCCATTGGTACCAAATAT GGCACACTACAATGTGATTTTGAAGGACATGGAGATTGATGGAGAGACTGTACGACTCCCGTTAGATTTATTTGGTTCTGGAAGTGGAAGAGGAACAATAATCGACAGTGGTACAACCTTGGCTTATATTCCAGCGTCAATTTACGACCAGATAGTACCAAAA ATTTTGGGTCGGCAGAAGGGACTGAAATTGTATCTTGTTGAGGAGCAATTTACTTGTTTTCATTATACCGAAAA TCTTGATGAAGGATTTCCAGTTATCAAGTTTCACTTTGAAGGGCTTTCTTTGACAGCTTTTCCTCACGACTACCTGTTCCTATATAAA GAAGATATGTATTGTATAGGGTGGCAGAAAAGTAACACACAGACTAAGGATGGAAAAGATCTTATTCTTCTTGGAg ATTTGGTTCTGTCAAACAAATTAGTTGTATATGATCTTGAAAATATGGAAATTGGATGGACCAATTTCAATT GTTCTTCAAGCATTAAAGTGAAGGATGAAAAGAGTGGATCTGTATATACAGTGGAAGCACACGATCTTTCTTCAGCTTCCAAAGTGTTAATTGGAAGAATATTGACAttctttttgttgataattgCTATGTTAAGCACTTAA